The Triticum aestivum cultivar Chinese Spring chromosome 3A, IWGSC CS RefSeq v2.1, whole genome shotgun sequence genome includes a region encoding these proteins:
- the LOC123063505 gene encoding protein DETOXIFICATION 40 isoform X2 translates to MGGDGDVPSRLESILTDTSAPLAERAWAAGAVELRLLARLAAPAVVVYMINYVMSMSTQIFSGHLGNLELAAASLGNTGVQTFAYGLMLGMGSAVETLCGQAYGAHKYDMLGIYLQRSIILLGLTGIPLAVMYAFSEPLLLLMGQSPEIAHAASIFVYGLIPQIFAYAVNFPIQKFLQAQSIVLPSAYISTATLVLHVMLSWVLMYKVSLGLLGASLVLSVSWWIIVGAQFVYIVVSPTCRHTWTGFSWQAFSGLPSFFKLSAASAVMLCLETWYFQVLVIIAGLLPNPEIALDSLSVCMTIYGWVFMISVGFNAAASVRVSNELGAGNPKSAFFSVWVVTGLSATISTILAVVILCLRNHISYLFTDGEAVSDAVADLCPLLAVTLVLGGIQPVLTGVAVGCGWQQFVAYVNVGSYYVVGVPLGVVLGFFFNLGAKGIWGGLIGGTALQTAILLWVTIRTDWTKEVEEAQKRLNNWDEKKEPLLAGFKDNNK, encoded by the exons ATGGGTGGCGACGGGGACGTCCCGAGCCGGCTGGAGAGCATCCTCACGGACACGTCGGCGCCGCTGGCGGAGCGCGCGTGGGCGGCGGGGGCGGTCGAGCTCCGGCTGCTGGCAAGGCTGGCGGCGCCGGCGGTGGTGGTGTACATGATCAACTACGTCATGTCCATGTCGACGCAGATCTTCTCCGGCCACCTGGGGAACCtggagctcgccgccgcctcgctcggcAACACCGGCGTCCAGACCTTCGCCTACGGCCTCATG CTGGGCATGGGAAGTGCAGTGGAGACCCTCTGCGGGCAGGCCTACGGTGCACACAAGTACGACATGCTCGGAATCTACCTACAGCGCTCCATCATTCTGTTGGGCTTAACTGGCATACCACTTGCTGTGATGTACGCTTTCTCGGAGCCACTCCTCTTATTGATGGGACAGTCACCGGAGATAGCCCACGCCGCATCGATCTTCGTTTACGGCCTGATTCCTCAGATCTTCGCGTACGCCGTCAACTTCCCCATTCAGAAGTTCCTGCAGGCCCAGAGCATCGTCCTGCCGAGTGCTTACATCTCAACGGCAACACTCGTTCTACATGTGATGCTGAGTTGGGTGCTCATGTACAAGGTCAGCCTTGGGCTGCTCGGTGCCTCACTGGTGCTGAGTGTGAGCTGGTGGATTATCGTCGGAGCGCAATTTGTGTACATTGTCGTGAGCCCGACGTGCCGGCACACGTGGACGGGATTCAGTTGGCAGGCCTTCTCCGGTTTGCCAAGTTTCTTCAAACTCTCCGCCGCGTCTGCCGTGATGCTGTGCCTTGAGACATGGTACTTTCAGGTGCTCGTGATCATTGCTGGATTGCTCCCCAACCCTGAGATTGCCCTGGATTCCCTGTCTGTGTG CATGACGATTTATGGTTGGGTGTTCATGATCTCCGTTGGGTTCAATGCCGCTGCAAG TGTACGAGTGAGCAATGAGCTTGGCGCCGGCAACCCCAAGTCTGCATTTTTCTCTGTGTGGGTCGTGACCGGGCTCTCTGCAACAATCTCTACCATCCTTGCTGTTGTGATCCTCTGCCTCCGCAACCACATCAGCTACTTGTTCACAGATGGTGAAGCAGTTTCGGACGCGGTGGCAGATCTCTGCCCGTTGCTCGCCGTAACCCTCGTTCTCGGTGGCATCCAACCTGTACTGACAG GTGTTGCCGTTGGGTGTGGATGGCAACAATTTGTTGCTTACGTGAACGTCGGCTCTTACTACGTTGTAGGCGTTCCACTTGGTGTTGTTCTCGGTTTTTTCTTCAATCTTGGCGCAAAG GGTATTTGGGGTGGCTTGATTGGGGGAACGGCCTTGCAGACAGCCATTCTGCTATGGGTCACCATAAGAACAGACTGGACCAAAGAG GTAGAGGAGGCACAGAAAAGGTTGAACAATTGGGACGAGAAGAAAGAGCCTCTCCTTGCAGGGTTCAAGGACAATAACAAATAA
- the LOC123063505 gene encoding protein DETOXIFICATION 40 isoform X1 has protein sequence MAGGEEHEHGASCRLESILTDTSAPMAERAWAAASVELRLLARLAAPAVVVYMINFVMSMSTQILCGHLGTLELAAASLGNTGVQTFAYGLMLGMGSAVETLCGQAYGAHKYDMLGIYLQRSIILLGLTGIPLAVMYAFSEPLLLLMGQSPEIAHAASIFVYGLIPQIFAYAVNFPIQKFLQAQSIVLPSAYISTATLVLHVMLSWVLMYKVSLGLLGASLVLSVSWWIIVGAQFVYIVVSPTCRHTWTGFSWQAFSGLPSFFKLSAASAVMLCLETWYFQVLVIIAGLLPNPEIALDSLSVCMTIYGWVFMISVGFNAAASVRVSNELGAGNPKSAFFSVWVVTGLSATISTILAVVILCLRNHISYLFTDGEAVSDAVADLCPLLAVTLVLGGIQPVLTGVAVGCGWQQFVAYVNVGSYYVVGVPLGVVLGFFFNLGAKGIWGGLIGGTALQTAILLWVTIRTDWTKEVEEAQKRLNNWDEKKEPLLAGFKDNNK, from the exons ATGGCTGGCGGGGAGGAGCATGAGCATGGCGCGTCGTGCCGGCTGGAGAGCATCCTGACGGACACGTCGGCGCCGATGGCGGagcgggcgtgggcggcggcgtCGGTGGAGCTCCGGCTGCTGGCGCGGCTGGCGGCGCCGGCGGTGGTGGTGTACATGATCAACTTCGTCATGTCCATGTCGACGCAGATCCTGTGCGGCCACCTGGGGACCCTGGAGCTGGCCGCCGCCTCACTCGGCAACACCGGCGTCCAGACCTTCGCCTACGGCCTCATG CTGGGCATGGGAAGTGCAGTGGAGACCCTCTGCGGGCAGGCCTACGGTGCACACAAGTACGACATGCTCGGAATCTACCTACAGCGCTCCATCATTCTGTTGGGCTTAACTGGCATACCACTTGCTGTGATGTACGCTTTCTCGGAGCCACTCCTCTTATTGATGGGACAGTCACCGGAGATAGCCCACGCCGCATCGATCTTCGTTTACGGCCTGATTCCTCAGATCTTCGCGTACGCCGTCAACTTCCCCATTCAGAAGTTCCTGCAGGCCCAGAGCATCGTCCTGCCGAGTGCTTACATCTCAACGGCAACACTCGTTCTACATGTGATGCTGAGTTGGGTGCTCATGTACAAGGTCAGCCTTGGGCTGCTCGGTGCCTCACTGGTGCTGAGTGTGAGCTGGTGGATTATCGTCGGAGCGCAATTTGTGTACATTGTCGTGAGCCCGACGTGCCGGCACACGTGGACGGGATTCAGTTGGCAGGCCTTCTCCGGTTTGCCAAGTTTCTTCAAACTCTCCGCCGCGTCTGCCGTGATGCTGTGCCTTGAGACATGGTACTTTCAGGTGCTCGTGATCATTGCTGGATTGCTCCCCAACCCTGAGATTGCCCTGGATTCCCTGTCTGTGTG CATGACGATTTATGGTTGGGTGTTCATGATCTCCGTTGGGTTCAATGCCGCTGCAAG TGTACGAGTGAGCAATGAGCTTGGCGCCGGCAACCCCAAGTCTGCATTTTTCTCTGTGTGGGTCGTGACCGGGCTCTCTGCAACAATCTCTACCATCCTTGCTGTTGTGATCCTCTGCCTCCGCAACCACATCAGCTACTTGTTCACAGATGGTGAAGCAGTTTCGGACGCGGTGGCAGATCTCTGCCCGTTGCTCGCCGTAACCCTCGTTCTCGGTGGCATCCAACCTGTACTGACAG GTGTTGCCGTTGGGTGTGGATGGCAACAATTTGTTGCTTACGTGAACGTCGGCTCTTACTACGTTGTAGGCGTTCCACTTGGTGTTGTTCTCGGTTTTTTCTTCAATCTTGGCGCAAAG GGTATTTGGGGTGGCTTGATTGGGGGAACGGCCTTGCAGACAGCCATTCTGCTATGGGTCACCATAAGAACAGACTGGACCAAAGAG GTAGAGGAGGCACAGAAAAGGTTGAACAATTGGGACGAGAAGAAAGAGCCTCTCCTTGCAGGGTTCAAGGACAATAACAAATAA
- the LOC123063506 gene encoding eukaryotic translation initiation factor 3 subunit M, translating into MATLMLASADLLLLSPSAPDKDLECTLTVTCNLVTKAGSEDEALEIAKLICAKLTHHPADKTTLRIKVLFSLYNLLPSLSGKALVYRKALELAATAGKAAADCVVPTFKNIDAFVAYWGIGKPEQRELFLAVTRILKDHKGMTKDYFKFLNKYLATFDGSGDDADAIGAAKEEAAAAIVEFVKSSDLYQCDLLDMPAVAQLEKDDKYQPVYELLKIFLTQRLEPYLAFQTANSTLLQGYGLVHEECITKMRLMSLLDLSGHCSGEIPYSAITKALEINDDEVEYWIVKAISSKILDCKVDQLNQLVIVSRHTVRVFGMPQWQSLRSKLGVWRGNIANAINTIQANKVTEDGGQGMQGLMIR; encoded by the exons ATGGCCACCCTCATGCTCGCCtccgccgacctcctcctcctctcccccagcGCCCCCGACAAAG ATCTCGAGTGCACCCTGACCGTCACCTGCAACCTCGTCACCAAGGCCGGATCCGAGGACGAGGCCCTGGAGATCGCCAAGCTCATCTGCGCCAAGCTCACCCACCACCCGGCCGACAAGACCACGCTGCGCATCAAAGTCCTCTTCAGCCTGTACAACCTGCTTCCGAGCCTCTCCGGCAAGGCCTTGGTCTACAGGAAGGCGCTCGAGCTCGCCGCCACCGCCGGGAAGGCCGCCGCCGACTGCGTCGTCCCCACTTTCAAGAACATCGATGCCTTTGTCGCCTACTGGGGCATCGGCAAACCGGAGCAGAGGGAGCTGTTCCTTGCTGTCACCAGGATTCTTAAAGACCACAAGGG CATGACCAAGGACTACTTCAAGTTTCTGAACAAGTACCTGGCCACGTTCGATGGATCGGGTGATGATGCTGATGCAATCGGTGCGGCAAAGGAAGAAGCTGCTGCAGCAATTGTTGAGTTTGTCAAGTCATCTGACCTCTATCag TGTGACCTGCTCGATATGCCAGCTGTTGCACAGCTCGAGAAAGATGACAAGTATCAGCCAGTTTACGAGCTACTGAAGATATTCCTTACTCAGAGGCTCGAACCCTATTTAGCATTTCAGACTGCTAACTCTACCTTGCTGCAAGGATATG GACTGGTTCATGAGGAGTGCATAACCAAAATGCGTCTGATGTCCCTGCTTGATCTGAGCGGCCATTGTTCTGGGGAAATTCCTTACTCTGCAATTACAAAAGCCCTTGAG ATCAATGATGATGAGGTGGAATATTGGATTGTGAAAGCAATTTCATCAAAGATTTTGGACTGCAAAGTTGACCAGCTTAATCAATTGGTCATTGTCAG CCGGCATACTGTGAGGGTCTTTGGGATGCCACAATGGCAGAGTCTACGTTCAAAGCTTGGAGTGTGGAGG GGAAACATTGCAAATGCTATCAACACAATCCAAGCTAACAAGGTGACTGAAGATGGCGGGCAGGGGATGCAAGGATTGATGATCCGCTGA